A section of the Spirosoma pollinicola genome encodes:
- a CDS encoding GH35 family beta-galactosidase: protein MTPTTPTKNYLFLTILLVVGTAVRAQSYKPPHLAQQGNTTQLIVKDKPFLALGGELHNSSVSTAPYMRPIWSKMKAKNVNTLLAPVYWELIEPQEGIFDFALVDSLILGARKQNLHLGILWFGLFKTTYSTYAPLWVKANLSRFPRVKNKEGEPTPVVSVFSANALQANARAFNRLMQHIRQIDAKQQTVILAQVENEPGLFYAPRDYSDEASKAYKQGVPADLMSYLSANKANLQPGLDSVWKANGYKMTGGWEDVFGKSVLDDKTPNGLSYFPEELFTAYHYTKFIGNVAAAGKEAYPIPLFINAWPKAAGLMSTPGKYPSGGPVPHLLDVWRANAPAIDFITPNVYASKQGIYALAEQYHRSGNPLFIPEIKQGPEAANLTFWLYGQHDALCVAPFGIDDSPAEEDPFTKTFAAVAQVQELILRHQGKGTMAGIFVDSTVTSQSFPLNGFTVKANLVVPRGFAGAPSTEKKAPFAGGILFATGPDEFIAVGRDFELTFTPTSPDPQKPRVDLAFMEEGSFVNAKWVPSRRLNGDEGTGGGGIGAFGVKNNKAGSLRFQKNPNGAYSIVRVKYYRY, encoded by the coding sequence ATGACACCGACTACCCCTACGAAGAATTACTTGTTTCTAACCATTTTACTGGTTGTCGGCACTGCGGTCAGGGCTCAGTCGTATAAGCCGCCCCATCTGGCGCAGCAGGGTAATACCACACAATTGATTGTCAAAGACAAACCCTTTCTGGCCCTGGGTGGCGAACTACATAACTCCAGTGTGTCGACAGCACCCTACATGCGCCCGATCTGGTCGAAAATGAAGGCCAAGAATGTGAACACCCTGTTGGCACCCGTGTACTGGGAGTTAATTGAACCCCAGGAGGGCATCTTTGACTTTGCGTTGGTAGACAGCCTGATTCTGGGAGCCCGGAAGCAGAACCTGCATCTGGGCATCCTGTGGTTTGGCCTGTTCAAAACCACTTATTCGACTTACGCTCCGTTGTGGGTTAAAGCCAACCTGAGCCGGTTTCCAAGGGTAAAAAACAAAGAAGGAGAGCCCACGCCAGTCGTTTCGGTCTTTTCGGCCAACGCGCTACAGGCCAATGCCAGGGCGTTTAACCGGCTGATGCAGCACATCCGGCAGATCGATGCCAAACAGCAGACCGTTATACTGGCTCAGGTGGAGAACGAGCCCGGCCTGTTTTATGCGCCCCGCGACTATAGCGACGAAGCCAGCAAAGCCTACAAGCAAGGCGTCCCGGCCGATCTGATGAGCTATCTCTCAGCGAATAAAGCCAACCTGCAACCCGGTCTGGACAGTGTCTGGAAAGCAAACGGGTATAAGATGACCGGCGGCTGGGAAGATGTGTTTGGTAAAAGTGTGCTGGACGATAAAACGCCCAATGGGCTGTCCTACTTCCCGGAAGAATTATTCACGGCTTATCACTACACTAAATTTATTGGCAACGTAGCGGCCGCCGGTAAGGAAGCCTACCCGATTCCCCTGTTCATAAACGCCTGGCCAAAAGCCGCCGGGCTAATGAGTACCCCTGGTAAGTACCCGAGTGGGGGGCCAGTGCCGCACCTGCTCGATGTCTGGCGCGCCAATGCCCCGGCCATTGATTTTATCACGCCAAACGTGTACGCGTCCAAACAGGGGATATATGCCCTGGCCGAACAATACCACCGCTCGGGCAATCCGTTATTTATTCCGGAAATCAAGCAGGGGCCAGAAGCCGCCAATCTGACGTTCTGGCTGTATGGTCAGCATGATGCGCTCTGCGTTGCCCCGTTCGGCATTGACGATAGCCCGGCCGAGGAAGACCCGTTTACGAAAACCTTTGCGGCCGTGGCGCAGGTACAAGAGCTCATTCTTCGCCATCAGGGAAAAGGGACCATGGCCGGTATTTTTGTCGATTCAACGGTTACCTCGCAAAGCTTTCCGTTGAATGGCTTTACAGTAAAGGCGAATCTGGTTGTACCGAGAGGGTTTGCCGGTGCCCCTTCGACGGAGAAGAAAGCCCCTTTTGCGGGCGGAATTCTATTTGCTACAGGCCCCGACGAATTCATTGCCGTCGGCCGTGACTTTGAACTGACGTTTACGCCCACCAGCCCTGACCCACAAAAACCGCGTGTCGATTTGGCTTTTATGGAGGAAGGTTCGTTCGTTAACGCCAAATGGGTGCCCAGCCGTCGATTGAATGGCGATGAGGGAACCGGGGGCGGGGGAATTGGCGCGTTCGGTGTAAAAAACAACAAAGCCGGTTCACTCCGTTTTCAAAAAAATCCGAACGGAGCGTACAGCATTGTCCGGGTTAAGTATTACCGATATTAA
- a CDS encoding SusC/RagA family TonB-linked outer membrane protein has protein sequence MKAMNYRPGYIILLGAGLLWSLNTQAQDSQVTGKVSGADGPIPGANVLVKGTAIGTSTDATGNFSLTARGSDPVLVISAIGFKGQEVRIGNQSSISVRLEDDATALNEVIVTGYTTDSRKDNTGAVSTIKTRDITATPTGNVEQVFQGRVSGVTVISSGQPGTNSIVRIRGFGSFGNNQPLYVVDGVPVSDQFNGVNFLSPDDIESTTVLKDAATASIYGARAAGGVVVITTKRGARKAGKLTVTYDGLFGITTPGHGQKMLNPQQQADWTWQSRRNDIFQAGGTVGPDSFTGLGGGQYGSGQTPVLPDYLNVGGTPGVVGTVDLVAAKALYNINPAAGLIYQVVRANKIGDGTDWYGAVTRNAPLARNTLGVSGGSEHSRYYFGLSAQNQAGVLKYNQFNRYTFRVNSEFDLLKNLRLGQNLQLTYRQQLGQVGNTNGQSTPQDENVILQAFQINPIIPIYDEFGGYAGTAAKGFNGSQNPVATLDGIRNNKSFLASAFGNVYLEYDPIPGLTLRSSLGGQYGNNFSNAYNRATYETAQNNSTFSYTENYGYSLNWTLSNTANYKHQFGLHSVDVLAGQEALNTGSGRNATASGIDPFSTNPNYVTLSSVSGTGRQLSGNYGLGINFYSLFGRLQYTYNDKYTVTGVVRRDGSSRFGANSRYGVFPAVSAGWTISNESFLKNVPGISYLRLHAGYGTMGNSNNVDPNNQFNLYTQSINRSYDIATTKNSVAAGFARSQIGNPDARWETAVTTDVGLDASLFNGKLDVQFDIWRKDTRDLLFQVPLPAVVGDNANAPAVNIAKMRNQGIDLQLTNRGKISGDLRYEVIVNGSFLSNVVQALAPGVSNFQPANFRNISPIQIQPDLPIAAFYGYKVINLFNTKEEVAAAPTQDGAAPGRFRYQDINGDGKIDAADRTYLGSPVPKFTGGLTFTLRFKGFDMSTYAYTSLGGKIYNFSKWYIDFYPSFTGQAVSARVLDSWTPQRTNTDQPIFENTSNFSTNTQSNSFYVENGSYLRLQNLTLGYTLPTSMLNKAHIQRLRLFVQTTNLFTISKYKGLDPGVGGTADTNFGIDIGNYPVTRGFNAGIGFTF, from the coding sequence ATGAAAGCAATGAACTACAGGCCAGGTTACATCATCCTGCTGGGAGCAGGGTTATTGTGGAGCCTGAACACACAGGCTCAGGACAGCCAGGTAACAGGTAAGGTTTCCGGGGCGGATGGTCCCATTCCCGGTGCCAACGTGCTTGTGAAAGGGACAGCCATAGGCACCTCCACTGATGCCACCGGTAATTTTTCGCTGACGGCCAGAGGGAGTGATCCGGTACTTGTTATTTCGGCCATAGGCTTCAAAGGGCAGGAAGTACGTATTGGCAATCAGTCGTCCATTTCGGTTCGACTCGAAGACGACGCTACGGCTCTGAACGAAGTTATCGTAACGGGTTACACCACCGATAGCCGCAAAGACAATACGGGAGCCGTTTCGACGATTAAAACCCGCGACATCACCGCAACGCCAACAGGTAATGTGGAACAAGTATTTCAGGGGCGCGTATCTGGCGTCACGGTCATTTCCAGCGGGCAACCCGGAACCAACAGTATTGTCCGGATTCGGGGATTTGGATCGTTTGGCAACAATCAACCCCTTTACGTAGTCGATGGGGTGCCTGTCAGTGATCAATTCAATGGAGTTAATTTTCTTAGCCCCGATGATATTGAATCGACGACGGTACTTAAGGATGCGGCTACCGCTTCGATTTATGGCGCACGGGCCGCCGGTGGGGTCGTTGTTATTACAACAAAGCGGGGAGCCCGAAAAGCAGGCAAACTAACGGTTACATACGACGGGCTGTTTGGTATTACAACACCAGGACACGGCCAGAAAATGCTTAATCCCCAGCAGCAGGCAGACTGGACATGGCAGTCCCGGCGAAACGATATTTTCCAGGCCGGTGGTACAGTTGGTCCCGACAGTTTCACGGGTTTAGGGGGTGGGCAATATGGATCGGGTCAAACGCCGGTGCTGCCCGATTACCTAAACGTAGGCGGTACGCCAGGCGTAGTGGGTACAGTTGATCTGGTTGCCGCCAAAGCATTGTATAATATTAATCCGGCGGCCGGGCTAATCTATCAGGTGGTGCGGGCCAACAAAATAGGTGACGGTACCGACTGGTACGGGGCCGTCACACGCAACGCGCCCCTGGCCCGCAACACGCTGGGCGTTTCGGGTGGATCTGAGCACAGTCGTTATTATTTTGGTTTAAGTGCTCAAAACCAGGCTGGTGTGCTGAAATACAATCAGTTTAACCGCTACACATTTCGAGTCAATTCTGAGTTCGACCTCCTGAAAAATCTGCGGCTGGGCCAAAATCTTCAGCTCACCTATCGGCAGCAGCTTGGCCAGGTGGGGAATACAAATGGCCAGAGTACCCCTCAGGATGAGAACGTTATCTTACAGGCTTTTCAGATCAACCCCATCATTCCAATTTATGATGAGTTTGGTGGATATGCCGGTACGGCTGCCAAAGGCTTCAATGGCTCACAGAATCCGGTGGCTACCCTTGATGGAATCCGCAACAACAAAAGCTTTCTGGCCAGTGCTTTCGGTAACGTTTACCTGGAGTACGACCCCATTCCGGGCCTTACGTTGCGGAGTAGCCTTGGTGGTCAGTATGGAAACAATTTCTCCAACGCTTACAACCGGGCAACCTACGAAACCGCCCAGAACAACAGTACCTTCAGCTATACGGAAAATTATGGCTATAGCCTGAACTGGACGCTGAGCAACACGGCCAATTATAAACACCAGTTTGGGCTGCACAGTGTGGATGTGCTGGCTGGACAGGAGGCCTTGAACACAGGATCAGGCCGTAATGCCACAGCTTCGGGCATTGACCCCTTCTCCACCAATCCGAACTATGTCACGCTTAGCTCAGTGTCGGGCACGGGGCGGCAACTGAGCGGTAATTATGGGTTAGGCATCAATTTTTATTCGCTGTTCGGCAGGCTACAGTACACCTATAACGACAAATACACCGTAACGGGTGTGGTTCGACGGGATGGGTCATCCCGTTTCGGAGCCAATAGCCGTTATGGGGTATTTCCGGCTGTATCGGCGGGCTGGACAATCTCCAATGAGTCGTTTCTGAAGAATGTACCGGGTATTTCGTACCTGCGGCTGCACGCAGGCTATGGCACGATGGGCAACTCCAATAATGTAGACCCCAACAATCAGTTTAACCTCTACACCCAAAGCATTAATCGCAGTTACGACATCGCCACGACTAAAAATAGTGTAGCAGCAGGTTTTGCCCGTAGCCAAATTGGTAACCCCGATGCCCGCTGGGAAACAGCTGTAACGACCGACGTTGGGCTGGATGCTTCCCTGTTCAATGGTAAACTGGATGTGCAGTTTGACATCTGGCGCAAAGACACCCGTGACCTGCTTTTTCAGGTACCGCTACCCGCTGTAGTGGGCGACAATGCCAATGCGCCAGCAGTTAATATTGCCAAAATGCGCAACCAGGGAATCGACCTGCAACTCACGAACCGGGGTAAGATTAGCGGTGATCTGCGATATGAGGTCATCGTGAATGGTAGTTTCCTCTCGAATGTGGTGCAGGCGCTGGCACCGGGCGTATCGAACTTTCAGCCCGCTAACTTCCGTAACATCAGCCCTATTCAGATTCAGCCCGACCTGCCTATCGCTGCCTTTTATGGCTATAAGGTGATCAACCTGTTTAATACCAAAGAGGAAGTTGCCGCTGCGCCCACGCAGGATGGGGCCGCGCCGGGTCGTTTCCGGTATCAGGACATAAATGGGGATGGGAAAATTGATGCGGCTGACCGAACGTATCTAGGCAGCCCGGTGCCCAAATTTACGGGTGGCTTAACATTCACCCTGCGTTTTAAGGGGTTTGATATGAGTACGTATGCGTATACTTCACTGGGCGGAAAAATCTATAATTTCTCGAAGTGGTACATTGATTTCTACCCCTCCTTCACGGGGCAGGCTGTTAGTGCACGGGTGCTGGATTCCTGGACACCCCAGCGTACCAATACCGACCAGCCCATTTTTGAGAACACCTCTAATTTCAGCACCAACACCCAATCGAACTCCTTCTATGTTGAAAACGGCTCCTACCTGCGGCTACAGAATCTGACCCTTGGCTACACACTGCCAACGTCTATGCTAAACAAAGCTCATATCCAGCGACTGCGGTTATTCGTGCAGACAACTAACCTGTTCACTATTTCGAAATACAAAGGCCTTGATCCGGGTGTGGGTGGAACAGCAGATACCAACTTCGGAATTGACATTGGTAACTACCCCGTAACGCGTGGGTTCAATGCAGGCATTGGTTTTACATTTTGA
- a CDS encoding alpha/beta hydrolase — MKKWFLFTLSVLVPLLVRSQSTKQIVIGQIDSLTSKILHEKRKLWVHVPDSYRQEGSSKRRYSVVYLLDGESHFPSVVGMIHQLSTVNGNTICPEMIVVGIPNTNRFLDLTPTPGGGMIPSAADSTRLKNSGGGEKFTAFIESELIPHMDSLYPTEPYKIFIGHSLGGLLVINTLIHHPNLFNAYVAIDPSMWWANQQLLHTAQQVITSQKYAGKALFVGIANTMESGMDTLRVQTDTSGSTKHIRSILALDRLLKATRQTSLRYQGKYYALDDHSSVPLIAEYDALRFIFDFYRLTLTDQDYEEDNTGLADKLTTHFRAATRQLGYTVKPPESLVNELGSYMVSQQKFKKAGSLFKLNVANYPASFNACDSYGDYFVTQKDTVRAIANFQKALSLKEASATRKKLVALQAQSGTHLSPANKPKN, encoded by the coding sequence ATGAAAAAATGGTTTTTATTTACCCTGTCTGTCCTCGTACCCCTGCTAGTACGATCCCAATCAACGAAGCAAATTGTCATCGGTCAGATTGACAGCCTAACCTCAAAAATTCTCCATGAGAAGCGTAAACTATGGGTGCATGTCCCGGACAGTTACAGACAGGAAGGGTCATCCAAACGACGGTATTCGGTCGTCTATCTGCTGGATGGCGAGAGCCACTTTCCATCGGTGGTGGGTATGATCCACCAACTAAGCACCGTCAATGGCAATACGATCTGCCCGGAGATGATCGTGGTGGGCATTCCTAATACCAACCGGTTCCTGGATCTGACACCCACACCGGGGGGCGGCATGATTCCATCGGCTGCCGACAGTACCCGCCTGAAGAACTCGGGCGGAGGGGAGAAATTCACCGCCTTCATCGAAAGCGAACTGATTCCTCACATGGACTCTCTGTATCCCACTGAGCCCTACAAAATATTCATCGGCCATTCACTGGGTGGGCTGTTGGTCATCAATACGTTGATTCATCACCCAAACCTGTTCAACGCCTACGTGGCCATCGACCCGAGTATGTGGTGGGCAAATCAACAGCTGCTCCATACCGCTCAGCAGGTTATAACCAGCCAAAAGTATGCGGGCAAAGCCCTGTTTGTCGGTATCGCCAATACGATGGAGTCGGGGATGGATACCTTACGAGTACAGACGGATACGAGTGGCTCGACTAAACATATTCGCTCCATCTTAGCCCTGGATCGCTTACTAAAAGCTACTAGACAGACCAGCTTACGCTACCAGGGGAAATACTATGCCCTGGATGACCATAGCTCAGTGCCACTCATCGCCGAATACGACGCGCTCCGTTTCATTTTTGATTTTTACCGATTAACGCTGACCGACCAGGACTATGAGGAAGACAATACCGGGTTAGCCGATAAACTGACAACCCATTTTAGGGCCGCCACCCGGCAATTGGGCTATACGGTGAAGCCCCCCGAAAGTCTGGTCAATGAACTGGGCTCGTATATGGTATCGCAGCAGAAATTTAAAAAAGCCGGAAGTCTGTTCAAACTTAATGTGGCGAATTACCCAGCCAGTTTCAATGCCTGTGACTCATATGGTGATTACTTTGTGACCCAAAAAGACACCGTTCGTGCCATAGCCAATTTTCAGAAAGCGCTTTCGCTGAAAGAGGCATCGGCAACGCGAAAAAAATTAGTGGCTTTACAAGCTCAAAGTGGCACTCACCTATCCCCCGCCAATAAGCCGAAAAACTAA
- a CDS encoding helix-turn-helix domain-containing protein yields the protein MPDKTTPVPLLTPGALSEVTFKQPGWPTMHLKSLPYFHINPLEDVREAMNFPTLPHRKTVIDFMIVTEGQLIRRIGLTRYTLSRNQIVFIPAHQIYNEEWMSEDVKGYYCHFDPDLISQSGLKTEMEQEFSFLQIGRESILVLSDEMLAATLSLLERLVALVDKKSADLPLLVRLYVLTLLTELKQANTLAISRDAKHRNAAFRITQLYKEALTKYIYETHTVSAYATLLNVSPNHLNKSVKRATGLSAHDLLEEMLLLESNVLLTQTELSIGEIAYLIKKQDPANFTRFIRKMTGQTPKQYRLSHAGSI from the coding sequence ATGCCCGACAAGACAACACCTGTTCCCCTTCTCACGCCCGGTGCGTTGTCCGAAGTAACGTTTAAGCAGCCCGGCTGGCCAACAATGCATTTAAAATCGCTCCCTTACTTTCATATCAATCCGCTTGAGGATGTCCGGGAAGCCATGAACTTTCCTACGCTGCCCCATCGCAAAACGGTCATTGACTTTATGATCGTTACGGAGGGCCAGCTCATTCGACGGATTGGATTGACCCGGTATACGCTTTCCCGAAACCAGATCGTCTTTATTCCAGCTCATCAAATTTATAATGAAGAGTGGATGAGCGAGGATGTAAAGGGGTATTACTGCCATTTCGACCCTGATTTGATCAGTCAATCCGGGCTAAAAACTGAAATGGAGCAGGAGTTTTCGTTCCTCCAGATCGGCCGGGAGTCGATCCTGGTGCTGAGTGACGAAATGCTTGCGGCAACCCTCTCCCTTTTAGAGCGGTTAGTGGCACTTGTCGACAAAAAAAGCGCCGACTTACCCTTGCTGGTCAGACTGTATGTGTTGACTCTTTTAACCGAATTGAAGCAGGCTAATACGCTGGCGATATCGCGGGACGCCAAACACCGGAATGCCGCCTTTCGGATCACTCAGCTCTACAAAGAAGCATTAACGAAGTATATTTATGAAACGCACACCGTTTCGGCTTACGCCACGCTATTGAACGTCAGCCCGAACCATCTGAACAAATCGGTGAAGCGGGCTACCGGTCTCTCCGCCCACGATCTGCTAGAGGAAATGCTCCTGCTGGAGTCCAACGTATTGCTGACACAAACCGAGTTAAGTATTGGCGAAATAGCGTACCTGATTAAAAAGCAGGACCCGGCTAATTTCACGCGCTTTATCCGAAAAATGACTGGACAGACCCCTAAACAGTACCGGTTGAGTCATGCTGGATCTATTTAA
- a CDS encoding RagB/SusD family nutrient uptake outer membrane protein produces MKTIYKKRLTIGFVSLLLVVVGVASKDSFLNQPPTGTLSSDEITSNAGIQSTLIGAYAELNGRDYGWFGSSFNWLWGSVTGGDANKGSNAGDQSTAVFIQNFTVIPSAGPINDKFRAMYEGISRANTVLRVLKSPGSDVTPTIATNTGAQARFLRGHYYFELKRTFNNTPYVDETLDYSNGVTKVTNQADLWPKIEADFKYAYENLPETQDANGRANKWAAASYLAKTYLYQKKYTEARSLFDLIIASGKTPGGQKYALVDNFTTLFNAANSINPEAIFAIQNAVNTGSVNNANPDMVLNFPFSGGPGSCCGFFQPSFEMANSFRTNANGLPLLDGSYNIGANQIKTDQGLSSADPFTPDAGPLDPRIDYSVGRRGIPYLDWGPHPGANWIRDQVYGGPFAPKKFIYPKSQEGTLTDGTGWTPGYTAINYNIIRYADVLLMAAEAEVEAGSLEKARGYVNQIRARAANPAVFVKGTDGKPVANYVIGQYTTPWTNQASARDAVRFERKLELSGEGHRFFDLVRWGVAEKAVNAFLAYESSKLPGTYAGARFTANKNEYMPIPQQQIDLQGTAVLKQNTGY; encoded by the coding sequence ATGAAAACAATATATAAAAAGAGATTGACAATTGGGTTTGTATCCCTGCTACTTGTCGTTGTTGGTGTTGCGAGTAAGGATAGTTTTCTGAACCAGCCACCCACTGGAACGCTCAGCAGCGACGAGATCACCAGTAATGCGGGTATACAGTCTACGCTGATTGGTGCTTATGCAGAACTTAACGGACGGGATTATGGCTGGTTCGGTTCCAGCTTTAACTGGCTTTGGGGATCAGTAACAGGGGGCGATGCCAATAAAGGGTCTAACGCGGGGGACCAGAGTACAGCCGTGTTCATTCAAAACTTTACGGTTATTCCTTCGGCGGGTCCGATCAATGATAAGTTTCGGGCCATGTATGAAGGCATCAGCCGGGCTAATACGGTATTACGGGTTTTGAAATCACCCGGTTCTGATGTCACGCCGACTATTGCCACAAATACCGGCGCCCAGGCACGTTTCCTGCGGGGTCATTACTACTTCGAGCTGAAACGGACATTTAACAATACGCCCTACGTGGATGAAACCCTCGATTACAGTAATGGTGTGACGAAGGTGACCAATCAGGCTGATTTATGGCCGAAGATTGAAGCGGATTTCAAGTATGCCTACGAAAATTTACCCGAGACGCAGGACGCAAATGGACGGGCCAATAAGTGGGCGGCTGCGTCGTATCTGGCTAAAACATATTTGTACCAGAAGAAATACACCGAAGCGAGATCCCTGTTTGATCTCATCATTGCCAGCGGCAAAACGCCGGGTGGGCAAAAGTATGCGCTGGTCGATAATTTTACGACGCTTTTCAACGCAGCCAACAGCATTAACCCGGAAGCTATTTTTGCCATTCAAAATGCAGTCAATACCGGCAGTGTCAACAATGCTAACCCCGACATGGTGCTAAATTTCCCCTTCTCGGGCGGACCCGGTAGCTGCTGCGGCTTTTTTCAGCCTTCGTTTGAGATGGCCAACTCCTTCCGGACCAATGCCAATGGCCTTCCCTTGCTGGACGGGTCGTATAATATAGGGGCTAACCAGATAAAAACCGATCAGGGGTTGTCTTCCGCCGATCCGTTCACGCCAGATGCCGGACCGCTCGATCCCCGGATTGACTACTCAGTGGGTCGGCGGGGCATTCCTTATCTGGATTGGGGTCCTCACCCGGGTGCCAACTGGATTCGCGATCAGGTGTATGGCGGCCCGTTTGCACCGAAGAAGTTTATCTATCCAAAATCCCAGGAAGGCACATTAACCGACGGAACGGGTTGGACACCGGGCTACACAGCCATTAATTATAACATTATCCGCTATGCCGATGTGTTGCTAATGGCTGCCGAAGCAGAGGTTGAAGCAGGTAGTTTGGAGAAAGCCCGTGGCTACGTCAACCAGATACGGGCGCGGGCGGCTAACCCGGCTGTATTTGTGAAAGGTACGGATGGCAAACCGGTAGCCAACTATGTTATCGGTCAATATACCACTCCCTGGACGAATCAAGCATCGGCTCGTGATGCTGTCCGATTCGAGCGCAAACTCGAACTGTCCGGAGAGGGTCATCGATTCTTCGATCTGGTGCGTTGGGGTGTCGCAGAAAAGGCCGTCAATGCGTTTTTGGCTTACGAAAGTTCTAAGCTGCCGGGTACATATGCCGGTGCCCGGTTTACGGCCAATAAAAATGAGTATATGCCGATTCCACAGCAGCAGATTGATCTTCAGGGTACGGCTGTTCTAAAGCAGAATACCGGCTATTGA
- a CDS encoding GntR family transcriptional regulator: protein MTDQPSRIPQYRYLYELLRQDIIRGVFKVGDLLPSESVLQQQYRLTQPTIRQALLLLVQEGYIKKHQGKGSIVQAIPIGLGVMSLKTHAITGEDKPTVSDDLTAERITTTILTKPYLCSFPEDFQFYPSGEDTQAEFYGVERLRSVNDTPVFVEKLILPNRYLPTFTRQRLANRSFFDLLRAKYGLVVTGGEQKIQALPAHERVATQLRVDVGHPVLRLEKRIDTNKSDFSFFSLLFARTDQFLLQGRF, encoded by the coding sequence ATGACCGACCAGCCATCGCGCATTCCGCAATACCGTTATTTATATGAACTGCTCCGGCAGGATATTATCCGGGGTGTTTTTAAGGTTGGCGACTTATTGCCCTCCGAAAGTGTATTACAGCAGCAATACCGGCTAACCCAGCCCACCATTCGGCAGGCCTTATTGTTGCTGGTTCAGGAAGGTTATATTAAAAAGCACCAGGGCAAAGGCAGTATTGTGCAGGCCATTCCAATTGGGCTTGGCGTGATGTCTCTAAAAACACATGCCATCACAGGCGAGGATAAACCGACGGTTTCGGATGACCTCACGGCTGAACGGATCACCACCACTATCCTTACCAAACCGTATCTGTGTTCCTTTCCGGAAGACTTCCAGTTCTACCCATCTGGCGAAGACACACAGGCCGAGTTTTACGGTGTTGAGCGATTACGGTCGGTGAACGACACCCCGGTGTTTGTTGAAAAGCTGATCTTACCCAACCGGTATCTGCCCACGTTCACCCGCCAACGCCTGGCCAACCGATCATTTTTTGACTTATTACGGGCCAAATATGGCTTAGTCGTAACGGGAGGAGAGCAAAAGATACAGGCCCTACCTGCCCATGAACGGGTTGCCACTCAACTCCGGGTTGACGTAGGGCATCCAGTTCTTCGTCTGGAGAAGCGGATCGACACGAATAAATCGGATTTTAGTTTTTTCTCACTTCTGTTTGCCCGTACCGATCAGTTTCTGTTACAGGGCCGGTTTTAA